One Bradysia coprophila strain Holo2 unplaced genomic scaffold, BU_Bcop_v1 contig_476, whole genome shotgun sequence genomic region harbors:
- the LOC119082529 gene encoding ubiquitin carboxyl-terminal hydrolase 7-like: MSYAKKFLNSSVKRPSTDPASVFGSTKMEISEASFIFQIPNFGKDKITVSPTAHIRYLPWTIVVQLNETEEDDIYTSISVFVQCEYMMNGNWSCNADISINLLSSNSNNYKKSFRHSFNRRDCVTGVDPFILWDVLVAPLNGYIEDNKIVLEVTMKCDEPKCVPWNSKKHTTFVGLENKAENSYLNSLIQILYSIEPFRASISGLSTEYAVQKVISEMRQIFHQLSVSEVPVSTDQLIKTIGSGTYNAIRTNDTEYFFNFLYKFLEKHPSTQEIRDLFEGQMSTVSKSTRKMEITKFRKFNGLKLKLCGDGDINQSVHDYFASIDLHATNTVITRRVSSVNHCCRTHITQLPSMLILHLDRQQDSKHFVIEHRKDMKFSKDIDLSDVAPNNVDSSTKYGLHAILVRCDTFSAFVRHNSGTGWLKFDNDIVSHCTEKEAIEDNFRCVQMLVYLKRCEISKGDKDDKFYDDDKAIVNCVICMEVRKNSVIFSTVCGHIFCGSCIKKEISLRQKCPVCKSQLTEKEIHPIYI, from the coding sequence ATGAGTTACgcgaaaaaattcttgaattcaAGTGTGAAAAGGCCGTCTACCGATCCGGCCAGTGTTTTCGGTTCAACGAAAATGGAAATCTCGGAAGcaagtttcatatttcaaattCCGAATTTCGGTAAAGACAAGATTACTGTGTCACCGACAGCACACATACGATACTTACCATGGACCATTGTAGTACAGCTGAACGAAACGGAGGAAGACGATATTTACACATCGATAAGTGTATTCGTACAGTGCGAATACATGATGAACGGTAATTGGTCGTGCAATGCAgacatttcgataaatttattgtcttcaaattcgaacaattacaaaaagtcATTTCGACATTCCTTCAACCGACGAGACTGTGTCACGGGCGTCGACCCATTCATTTTGTGGGATGTGTTAGTAGCTCCACTCAACGGATACATCGAGGACAATAAAATTGTGCTAGAAGTGACGATGAAATGCGACGAACCAAAATGCGTTCCGTGGAATTCGAAGAAGCACACAACGTTCGTTGGTTTGGAAAATAAAGCGGAAAATTCGTATCTGAATTCGttgattcaaattttgtattcaatCGAGCCATTTCGTGCGTCCATCAGTGGTTTATCGACTGAGTATGCAGTGCAGAAAGTTATCTCGGAAATGCGACAGATTTTCCATCAATTAAGCGTTTCCGAAGTGCCAGTTTCGACCGATCAACTTATTAAGACCATCGGATCGGGGACTTACAATGCCATCAGAACGAACGACacggaatattttttcaattttctctacAAATTTCTCGAAAAGCATCCATCAACCCAGGAAATTCGGGATCTGTTCGAAGGCCAGATGTCTACCGTATCGAAAAGTAccagaaaaatggaaataacaaaattccGGAAATTCAACGGCCTAAAACTGAAGCTTTGTGGTGATGGAGACATCAACCAGTCGGTGCACGATTATTTCGCTTCGATTGATTTACATGCAACGAACACCGTCATCACCAGACGCGTCAGTTCTGTGAATCACTGCTGTCGAACTCACATCACTCAACTCCCGTCGATGTTAATTTTGCATTTGGATCGCCAGCAGGACTCTAAGCACTTCGTAATTGAGCATCGGAAGGATATGAAATTCAGCAAGGACATTGACTTAAGCGATGTCGCTCCGAATAATGTCGATTCATCAACGAAATATGGGCTTCATGCGATACTAGTTCGATGCGACACATTTTCAGCATTTGTTCGTCATAACAGCGGAACTGGTTGGCTCAAATTCGATAATGACATCGTATCCCACTGTACGGAAAAGGAAGCGATCGAAGATAATTTCAGATGTGTTCAGATGCTGGTTTATTTGAAACGTTGCGAAATCAGCAAAGGCGACAAAGATGACAAAttttatgatgatgataagGCCATCGTTAACTGTGTTATTTGCATGGAAGTGAGGAAAAATTCCGTCATTTTTTCGACGGTTTGTGGTCATATTTTTTGCGGAagttgcataaaaaaggagatcTCGTTGCGCCAGAAATGTCCAGTTTGTAAAAGTCAGTTGACTGAAAAGGAAATTCATccaatttacatttaa